A stretch of Schistocerca americana isolate TAMUIC-IGC-003095 chromosome 3, iqSchAmer2.1, whole genome shotgun sequence DNA encodes these proteins:
- the LOC124606805 gene encoding ATP-dependent (S)-NAD(P)H-hydrate dehydratase isoform X1: protein MKKLCWVLKRSISINSCLNCQYRQIKNMVNTEAVEAMKAAKAIVPSLRDDGHKGSSGRIGVVGGSLEYTGAPYFAAISAFRVGCDLSHVFCCKEAAPVIKSYSPDLIVHPVLDAPDAPDQVFPWLERLHVLVVGPGLGRNPKILDSTARIVEAWRSEKKPLVVDADGLFLAGKYPDILRNYPGILVVTPNVVEFPRLVKTFCETSGSEEDKTVQAKCLSQELGQFSAILQKGQEDTITSSEGCVWAVKAGGSPRRCGGQGDLLSGSLATFLYWASQTAPPEKAGLVAAYAACKLIRDCNSRAFAEKGRGAITSDMLHYIPAVFNCLFEK from the exons ATGAAGAAGCTCTGCTGGGTCCTGAAACGATCCATAAGCATTAATTCCTGCTTAAATTGTCAATACCGGCAAATTAAAAATATGGTAAATACGGAAGCAGTAGAAGCGATGAAAGCCGCGAAGGCAATTGTTCCATCACTACGGGACGACGGACACAAGGGATCATCTGGGAGGATAGGTGTTGTTGGTGGCTCTCTTGAATACACGGGAGCACCATACTTCGCAGCAATCTCGGCTTTCAGAGTGGGTTGCGATCTAAGCCATGTCTTCTGCTGTAAAGAAGCAGCACCTGTTATAAAATCCTACAG CCCAGATTTGATTGTCCATCCAGTGCTTGATGCTCCAGATGCACCAGATCAGGTGTTTCCGTGGTTGGAACGCCTTCATGTGTTGGTTGTTGGTCCTGGATTAGGTCGTAATCCAAAAATTTTGGATTCAACAGCAAGAATTGTCGAAGCATGGCGTTCAGAGAAAAAGCCCCTTGTTGTGGATGCAGATGGCCTCTTCCTCGCTGGAAAGTACCCAGATATTCTGCGAAATTATCCTGGAATACTTGTGGTTACTCCTAATGTAGTAGAGTTCCCTCGACTGGTGAAAACATTCTGTGAGACATCTGGGTCAGAAGAAGACAAAACGGTTCAGGCAAAATGTCTATCTCAAGAACTAGGGCAATTTTCAGCAATTCTTCAGAAGGGACAAGAAGATACCATAACTTCTAGTGAAGGATGTGTTTgggctgtgaaagctggtggttcaCCAAGGCGCTGTGGTGGCCAGGGAGACTTGCTGTCAGGGAGCTTAGCTACTTTCTTATACTGGGCATCACAGACTGCACCACCAGAAAAAGCTGGTCTTGTAGCAGCATATGCTGCTTGTAAGCTAATACGTGACTGTAATTCACGTGCCTTTGCTGAGAAGGGCAGAGGAGCAATCACATCTGATATGCTCCACTACATTCCTGCTGTGTTTAACTGCTTATTTGAAAAATGA
- the LOC124606805 gene encoding uncharacterized protein LOC124606805 isoform X3: MKKLCWVLKRSISINSCLNCQYRQIKNMVNTEAVEAMKAAKAIVPSLRDDGHKGSSGRIGVVGGSLEYTGAPYFAAISAFRVGCDLSHVFCCKEAAPVIKSYRSYLEEKQRTKRKCTWVKLSLLQDDKGIQQNLLCELQVEAVKSYINYVRVGQSLQYSTQIPQCTLTKIIPEMCEAIYKALKDQYVKVPTSREEWEQIANDFEEKWNYYNSIRAIDGKHIHIKSPQDSGSYFFNYKSFKSIILFAMVDATYKFLYVDVGTNGRVCDAGVFSKSELWESLID; this comes from the exons ATGAAGAAGCTCTGCTGGGTCCTGAAACGATCCATAAGCATTAATTCCTGCTTAAATTGTCAATACCGGCAAATTAAAAATATGGTAAATACGGAAGCAGTAGAAGCGATGAAAGCCGCGAAGGCAATTGTTCCATCACTACGGGACGACGGACACAAGGGATCATCTGGGAGGATAGGTGTTGTTGGTGGCTCTCTTGAATACACGGGAGCACCATACTTCGCAGCAATCTCGGCTTTCAGAGTGGGTTGCGATCTAAGCCATGTCTTCTGCTGTAAAGAAGCAGCACCTGTTATAAAATCCTACAG GTCATATTTGGAAGAGAAGCAGAGGACAAAAAGGAAATGTACTTGGGTGAAGCTGTCGCTTTTACAAGATGATAAAGGCATTCAGCAGAATTTGTTATGTGAGCTGCAAGTGGAGGCTGTCAAGTCATACATAAATTACGTAAGAGTGG GACAGAGCTTACAATACAGCACTCAAATACCACAATGCACATTAACTAAAATAATCCCTGAAAtgtgtgaagcaatttataaagcactcAAGGACcaatatgtgaag GTACCCACAAGCAGAGAAGAGTGGGAACAAATTGCAAATGATTTCGAGGaaaagtggaactattataactCTATAAGAGCAATAGATGGAAAACATATTCACATCAAAAGTCCACAAGATAGTGGCTCTTACTTTTTCAATTATAAATCCTTTAAGAGCATAATTTTGTTTGCCATGGTAGATGCTACATACAAATTCTTGTATGTTGATGTAGGAACTAATGGACGTGTTTGTGAtgctggagtgttttcaaaaagtGAACTATGGGAGAGTCTCATTGACTGA
- the LOC124606805 gene encoding ATP-dependent (S)-NAD(P)H-hydrate dehydratase isoform X2 gives MKKLCWVLKRSISINSCLNCQYRQIKNMVNTEAVEAMKAAKAIVPSLRDDGHKGSSGRIGVVGGSLEYTGAPYFAAISAFRVGCDLSHVFCCKEAAPVIKSYRSYLEEKQRTKRKCTWVKLSLLQDDKGIQQNLLCELQVEAVKSYINYVRVGENTFQYLLSEVTPHITMQNTHLRTAVSAGDRLTVILHFLATGQSLQYSTQIPQCTLTKIIPEMCEAIYKALKDQYVKVPTSREEWEQIANDFEEKWNYYNSIRAIDGKHIHIKSPQDSGSYFFNYKSFKSIILFAMVDATYKFLYVDVGTNGRVCDAGVFSKSELWESLID, from the exons ATGAAGAAGCTCTGCTGGGTCCTGAAACGATCCATAAGCATTAATTCCTGCTTAAATTGTCAATACCGGCAAATTAAAAATATGGTAAATACGGAAGCAGTAGAAGCGATGAAAGCCGCGAAGGCAATTGTTCCATCACTACGGGACGACGGACACAAGGGATCATCTGGGAGGATAGGTGTTGTTGGTGGCTCTCTTGAATACACGGGAGCACCATACTTCGCAGCAATCTCGGCTTTCAGAGTGGGTTGCGATCTAAGCCATGTCTTCTGCTGTAAAGAAGCAGCACCTGTTATAAAATCCTACAG GTCATATTTGGAAGAGAAGCAGAGGACAAAAAGGAAATGTACTTGGGTGAAGCTGTCGCTTTTACAAGATGATAAAGGCATTCAGCAGAATTTGTTATGTGAGCTGCAAGTGGAGGCTGTCAAGTCATACATAAATTACGTAAGAGTGGGTGAGaatacatttcagtatttgctcagtgaagtgACTCCCCATATCACAATGCagaatactcacttaagaactgctgtaTCTGCAGGCGACAGGCTCACAGTAATTCTCCATTTTCTTGCTACAGGACAGAGCTTACAATACAGCACTCAAATACCACAATGCACATTAACTAAAATAATCCCTGAAAtgtgtgaagcaatttataaagcactcAAGGACcaatatgtgaag GTACCCACAAGCAGAGAAGAGTGGGAACAAATTGCAAATGATTTCGAGGaaaagtggaactattataactCTATAAGAGCAATAGATGGAAAACATATTCACATCAAAAGTCCACAAGATAGTGGCTCTTACTTTTTCAATTATAAATCCTTTAAGAGCATAATTTTGTTTGCCATGGTAGATGCTACATACAAATTCTTGTATGTTGATGTAGGAACTAATGGACGTGTTTGTGAtgctggagtgttttcaaaaagtGAACTATGGGAGAGTCTCATTGACTGA